One genomic region from Panthera tigris isolate Pti1 chromosome D1, P.tigris_Pti1_mat1.1, whole genome shotgun sequence encodes:
- the MRGPRX2 gene encoding mas-related G-protein coupled receptor member X2 — translation MVLRNTSGGFLSIDPTAPAWEGTLTPVNGSDEDHPPSDNVEILIVTLLTFTFALGGLVGNVTVLWLLGCRMQRNAFSVYILNLAGADFLFLSSQVVYSLEALINFHSVYFSIPRFFTTMWTFAYIASVSLLSAISTERCLSVLCPIWYRCHRPRHTSTVTCGLLWALSLLLSILEGKYCGFLFRDFDPGLCLAFDFVAAAWLIFLFVLLSGSSLALLTRLLWGSQRMQLTRVYVTVGLTVLAFLFCGLPYGIHWFLVFWIQQGFDASLWHLYLAALTLSCVNSCANPIIYFFVGSFRQRWPRQRKTLRMVLQRALQDASGGDESEVSLPQETLVMSGNSLAP, via the exons ATGGTGCTCAG GAATACCAGTGGAGGGTTTCTGAGCATCGATCCCACCGCCCCGGCCTGGGAGGGCACACTCACACCAGTGAATGGAAGTGACGAGGACCATCCTCCAAGTGACAACGTGGAAATCCTGATCGTGACTTTGCTGACCTTCACCTTTGCCCTGGGCGGGCTGGTGGGAAACGTGACCGTGCTCTGGCTGCTGGGCTGCCGCATGCAGAGGAACGCTTTCTCCGTCTACATCCTCAACCTGGCAGGAGctgacttcctcttcctctcctcccaggtTGTATACTCCCTGGAGGCGCTCATCAACTTCCATTCGGTGTACTTTTCCATCCCCAGGTTTTTCACCACCATGTGGACCTTCGCCTACATCGCGAGCGTGAGCCTTCTCAGCGCCATCAGCACCGAGCGCTGCCTGTCGGTCCTTTGTCCCATCTGGTACCGCTGCCACCGCCCAAGACACACGTCAACTGTGACGTGTGGCCTGCTCTGGGCCCTCTCCCTGCTGCTGAGCATCCTGGAAGGGAAATACTGTGGCTTCCTGTTTAGGGATTTTGACCCTGGGTTGTGTCTGGCGTTTGATTTCGTCGCGGCCGCCTGGCTGATTTTCTTATTTGTGCTTCTCTCTGGGTCCAGCCTGGCCCTGCTGACCAGACTGCTGTGGGGCTCCCAGCGGATGCAGCTGACCAGGGTGTATGTGACTGTGGGGCTCACAGTGCTGGCCTTCCTCTTCTGCGGCCTGCCCTACGGCATTCACTGGTTCCTCGTATTCTGGATTCAGCAGGGTTTTGATGCGTCCCTCTGGCATCTTTATCTGGCTGCGCTCACCCTGTCCTGTGTCAACAGCTGTGCCAACCCCATCATTTACTTCTTTGTTGGCTCCTTCAGGCAGCGGTGGCCCCGGCAGCGGAAGACCCTCAGGATGGTTCTCCAGAGGGCCCTGCAGGACGCATCCGGAGGGGATGAAAGCGAAGTCAGCCTGCCTCAGGAAACTCTGGTGATGTCGGGAAACAGTCTGGCGCCCTGA